The genomic region CTGCATTTCACCGGTGTCATCGGTAAGTTGAAGCCTGGCAGGCCCAAGAAGAACGCCATCCGCCAGGACGTCCTCGTCTAGGTCCTATAGGGTCTGGTCCCCAAAGCCCATTAGTCCGCGTCTGCAGTGAGAGCTTCTTGATCGGGCGGTGAAGGTGCCCCAACTTCGGTAAGTCTGCTCTCCCTACAGCAACCGGAAAAGCATGCGAGCTTCGGACCAGGCCCTCTTGTTTTGTCCACATCCCTTCCTCGATAGTCGAATTCCGTCGCGTCGCTCAAACTATTTCCCTGGGCCGTCCTACTTCCTCCTTATGTCCGTCAGCAGCGAACGTTTTGTATCTGAAAACTAACATCTCTTCTGTGACTCTCGTTCCACCGATAGGATAAGTCCACAACAAATTGACGTTCAAGCCTATTGCAAGGGCGTTAGCCTTGCGTTATAATGCACTGTTTGTGTGAAGCAGCCAAAGGATCCGTTTTTCGTAATCATGCATCTGATTAACTGTGGCCACAAAGCGCGGCCAGAAAATGCGCAAGACCTGATGGAGGAACATTAAGTGGGATCGTCGAGGTTCGGTTCGGGGTCGGCTGTCGCAGTCGCAGAGCCTATTTCAGTTGAGGCGCCGTCTTGCCGACACCAGTGGATGATTGAGGCGCCGTCCGGCCCATCCAGCTCGGGGAGGTGCCGCCGCTGCGGTGAGATCAAGCAGTTCATGAACTACATCGAGGGCTCGGCCTGGGGCTACGATATCTCTATCGAGCAGCTCGCCGGCGGCTCGCGCCTTCCGGTCTCCCGGGAAGCGAAGCCCAAGAAGAGCCTGGCTGAGGAAGAGTAGTCCGCGTGTGGCAAGTGCGCCGGCGTGCTGGCGCATTCAGTCACCTGACAACAGGGCCACTGCTTCTGAGCAGTGGCCCGTTTGTTTTCTTAACTACTACCGGAACAGGTCGTGCGTGCGGTCCCGAAGGAGCCCTCTGGCGCTCCCGTCCGCGTGTCGAAACGGGACACCCCGCGCTATCGCCGCCGGCACGCCGTCCGACTTGGCCATCACCAGCTCTGAAGCGGCCGCTACCTCGTCGGCAACGGCAATTCGCGTCACCTTGAGGGATTTCCCCAACGCATCCGCTGCGCCGCGGTAGTCGTTGAACGGGTCCATGCCGGCGACCCCAATGGCGAAGTTCACGTGGCCCTCTCGCCACGCGCGACCGAACGTGTCCGTGATCACTACCGCCACGCTTTCCAGCCCAGACAGCCGGCAAACGTCTTCCCTTATCGCTCGCGCCGATGCGTCCGGGTCCACGGGTAAAAGGCACACAGTCTCTTCACCGGGTACATTCGACGAGTCGATGCCCGAGTTTGCGCACACGAAGCCGTGCCGCGTTTCCGTGATGATAATCCCGCGCGTCTCGTCCACCCTCACAATAGCGGCGCTTTCCCGCAGGATAAGCTCCACCAGGCGGGGGTCCCGGCGCGTACGCCCGGCGAGGTCCGCGGCCTGCGGCGACGGCGTGACGCTGCTGAGCGCAAACATGCGCCCTTCAGACTTGGAGACCACCTTCTGGGTAACCACCAGGATGTCGTTCTCGGCGAGCGGAGTGCCCTGTGCAGCGGCGCGGCGGACCACCATCTCGGTGATCGGGTCGCCGGCGACGATTTCGGGCAGGCCGCCTATGCCAATGAACTCAACGCGGCGAGGAGTTGCCATGGATACCTGTGATGAGAAAAGTGGGCGCGTGGCTGCGGTGTCTATAGTATACTCTTGGCGGCGGCCGGGCCCGCTTTAGGCCCAATGTCGCATGCACTTCCCGGGGACGCCATTGATGCAAGTGGTCCGCTCTCTACTGTTCGTGCCGGGCAACCAG from SAR202 cluster bacterium harbors:
- the cofE gene encoding coenzyme F420-0:L-glutamate ligase, translated to MATPRRVEFIGIGGLPEIVAGDPITEMVVRRAAAQGTPLAENDILVVTQKVVSKSEGRMFALSSVTPSPQAADLAGRTRRDPRLVELILRESAAIVRVDETRGIIITETRHGFVCANSGIDSSNVPGEETVCLLPVDPDASARAIREDVCRLSGLESVAVVITDTFGRAWREGHVNFAIGVAGMDPFNDYRGAADALGKSLKVTRIAVADEVAAASELVMAKSDGVPAAIARGVPFRHADGSARGLLRDRTHDLFR